GGCGGGCCTCGGCGGCGAGATCCGGAATCGGCTTCGGACGTGGTGAGATGGCATTCAGTTCGGCGGCCAGTTCGGCGACGGTCGCGGTCTCGAAGATCGTGCGCACCTCCACCGGCGTTTCCAGGTCCTCCCGGATGCGCGCGGCCAGCCGGGCGGCGGTGACGGAATCGCCTCCCAGCGTGAAGAAGTCGTCGTCGACACCGATCGAGGCGACGCCGAGTACCTCCGCGAACAGCGCGCACAGACGGCGTTCCCGCTCGTCCCGCGCCGCCCGGGACGGGCCCGGCACAGCGGGCCGGGGCAGGGCGGCGCGATCCAGTTTGCCGGTCAGGGTGGTCGGCATCCGGTCGAGGGTGAGGAACGCGGCGGGGATCAGATAACGCGGCACGCGGTCGAGCAGATGCCGCCGCAACTCCGCCGGGCGAACCGGGTCGGCAGCGGTCACCACGTACCCGATCAGCCGGTCATCGATCACCGCGCAGGCCGCGGAGACCACGCCGGGATGGGTGGACAGCGCCGCGTCGATTGCCGCCGGTTCGATGCGAACCCCGGCCAGATTCACCTGGTCATCGGTGCGGCCGAGGTATTCGAGGCGGCCATCGAGCAGCCGCCGCACTCGGTCCCCGGTGCGGTAGCGCCGTGCGCCCGGTGGTCCTGCCGGGTCGGCGACGAACCGGCCGGCCGTCATTCCTGCCCGCCGGTGATATCCCAGCGCGAGGGACTCGCCCGACAGGTACAGCTCCCCGGGCGTCCCGGGTGGTACCGGTCGCATCCGCGCATCCAGTACCGCGCAGCGAACACCCGAAATCGCCTGTCCGATCAGCGGTTCCGCACTGTCTGCCAGTCGCGTCCACGTCGCGTCGACGGTGGCTTCGCTGGGTCCGTACAGGTTGTACGCGGCGATATCGGGTGCGTCCCGCAGTGCCGTCCACAACGCCTGCCCCACCGCCTCGCCGCCCAGGGCCAGCACGGCGGGCCGAGGCGCGCCGGGCTCCAGCAGCCCGGCCGCGAGCAGTTGCTCCGCCATGGTCGGCGTGACATCCAGAAAGTCGATCCGATGCCGCGCGACGTACTCCAGCAGCAACTCCGGCCGCACCCGCACCTCACCGGAAACCACATGCAGCTCATGGCCGCCCAGCAGCCACAGCAGCGCTTCCCACGACGTGTCGAAGCACAGTGACGCGGTGAGCGCCGCGCGCCTGGGGCTCGCCGCGTCCGGTATCAGCCCGCGCCGATGGTGCGCCCCGAGATTCGCCATGGCGCGATGAGTGATAACCGCGCCCTTGGGTTTTCCGGTCGTACCGGACGTATAGGTCAGACACAGCGGCAGGCCACCGTGCACCTCCGGGAGCGTTTCGGCCGAACCGGAGTCATGGCCGGTGACGCCGATACGGTTGCTCCGCAAGCGTATCGGCAGCTGCCGAGCAGGCTCACCCGCCGATACGACCACCGCCGCACCGCTGTCGTCGTACAGGAATTCCAGGTGCTCGGCCGGATGGTCCGGGTCAGCCGCCACATAGGCGGCCCCGGCGGCCGCTGCCGCGAACAGCGCCACCACCGCATCGACCGTGCGCGGCATGACCAGCAGCACTACCGAACCCGGCTCGATGCCACGAGCGCGCAGGTGAAGCGCGAGCGCCTCGACCCGCCGGCCGAACTCCCCGAAGGAGATTCGGCTGTTCGCATCCACCACCGCGGTCCGCTCCGGCATGGCGCGCACCCGCTCCCACAGCATCCCGACCACCGTCTCCTCGGCCGGCTCAGCCGCGGCGATCTCGCGGTTCTGCCAGTCGCGCAGCAGCGCCAGGTCGGCGTCGTCGAGCAGGGGCATCGACTCGATCGGCCGATCCGGTTGGGAGAGCAGTGTTTCCAGGAATCGGGGTAGGCGGCGAGCGTGCGCCTCGAGTTCCGCCCGGGAGTAGAGGGCCGGGTTGCCGTCGATGACCAGTCGGAGGCCGGGGTCGCCGTAGTCGTAGAGGCGGAAGGCGATGTCTTCTTCCACGCCGGCCGCGACATTGCGGACAATGCCGGGGGCGTCCGCGAAGCGGAGGCCGAAGTCGAAGGGCATGACGTTGACCGAGGGGCCGGAGACGCGGCGGTCGCCCTTGGCGCTCACAAGTTTCCGCAGCAGGTCGCCGTAGCGGTAGCGGTGATGCGGGCGGCTGACGCGCAAGTGGTCACGGACTTGGCTGATCGTGTCGGAGAAGGATGTGGCCGGCGAGAAGTCGGTCCAGCAGTGGATGGCGTTGACCGTCATGGTCGGGACACGCAGGGCGGGGGTGCCGAGCCGCATCATGACCGGGAGCGCGAGGTTGATCTGCGGGGAGCCGGTCAGCCGGTACAGGTATGCGGCGATCCCGGCCACGATGGCCTCGGCGGACGTCGCGGTCCGCAGGCCACGCAGCGCGGACACCAATGCCGTGGGCAGGTCGGCGATCACCCGCGTCATGTGCGGCGACAGCGGTGCGGTGCGCCCGGCCGGTCCGACCGGTTCGGGTCGGTCGCGTTCGTAGTCGACCCAGAATTGAGCCGCCCGGGTGTACTCGTCGGACGACAGCTGGGCGTGATCATGGTCGGCGACCGCGTCGAGCGAGCCGAAATTCACCGGCGGCGGGGTCGCACCGGCGGCCAGTGCCGTGTAGGTCTGGGCGACCCGGCGGGACACCAGGACGAGACCGTAGCCGTCGAGCACCAGGTGATGCACGCGGTGATACCAGAGCACGATGTCGTCGGCGAGACGAAAGATGGCGTGCGCGAACAACTGATCGGTGTACACGCACCGGTCGGTGGCCATGTCCTCGGCCATCCAGCGTTCGGCGGCCTGCCGGGGATTCGGCTCACCGCGCAGATCCGCGAGGTGGATCGGGCATTCGAGCGCCGCGGGCTGCTGGTGTGGCCCGTCCGGGGTGTCGATCACCCGCAGGCGCAGCGCCTCCACCTCGGCGACCGTCGAGCGGATCGCCGCGGCCAGCATCTCTTCCCGAACCGCTCCGGTGATCTCGACGTATTCGCCGATGTTCAGCACGGCGGTGGACGCGAGTTGTTGCTGCTGCTGCCAGATTTCGTATTGCGCAGCGGTGAGCCGCACCTCAGCCCTCCCGCGCGGCGGTCAGCAGCCGCCACCAGCCGTCGAGGGTGGGCTCTTCGACCAGATCCATCAAGCCCACCTCGCATCCGGCCGCGCGCCAGCGTTCCACCAGCGACAGCACCCGCACCGAGTCCAGGCCGGCGGCGAACAGGTCGGCAGCCGGGTCCAGTTGCTCGGGTTCGAGGAAGAGTTCGCCGGCGATGTCGGCGCGCACGCCGTCCAGGGTCAGGGGTTGGGGCACAGGGTGATTCGCTCTCTCAGTGGCGGTCGCGCAGTTCGCGCCGCAGGATCTTGCCGCTGGGGTTGCGCGGGATGCGGTCGACGAAGTCGAAGCGGGACGGAATCTTGAAGGCGGCCAGCCGGTCTCGGCAGAACTCGAAAAGGTCGCGCGCCGTGGCGACGGCGTCGGGACGTAGGGCGATCACCGCGTGGACTCGTTCGCCGAAGCGTTCGTCCGGCCGGCCGATCACGGCGGCGTCGGCGACGGCCGGGTGCGCGGCCAGCACGTTCTCGATCTCGGCGGGATAGATGTTCTCGCCCGCCACGATGATCAGGTCCTCGAGGCGGTCGCACAGGAACAGGTAGCCGTCGCCGTCGAGGTATCCGGCGTCGCCGGTGTGAATCCAGCCGTCGCGCAGGGTGTCCGCGGTGGCGACGGGATTGCGCCAGTACTCGAGCATGTGCCCGGGCGTCCGCAGGCGGATCTCCCCCACCTCCCCGGCGGGCAGCACGGCACCGTCGGCGTCGATGATCTCGACGCCGAAGCCGGGATACGCCCGCCCCGCCGCGCGCAGCAGCGGACTGCCCGGCCGGTGCGCGTCCGGGGGCAGGCAGATCGCGGTATTGCCGGTCTCGGTGAGCCCGTAGATCTGGGCGAACTCACACCCGAGACGTTCGATCGCGGTGCGCAGCAATGCCTCCGGGATGGGCGAGCCGCCGTAGACGACCTTGCGCACGCTGGCCAGGGCGGCCGGATCGGCGGGTTCGTCGAGCATGAGCCGCAGCATCGACGGCACCACGCAGATCGTGGTCACCCCCAGTTCGGCGACCAGCCGCACCGCCGTGCCGCTGTCGAAACGCGGCATGGCGACCATGGCGGCTCCGGCGGCGAAACCCTGTATCGCCCACCAGAGTCCACCGACATGGAACCCGGGTATGCCGATCAGCCCGCTGTCTCCGGGACGCCAGTCGATCCAGTCCAGACCCGCGTCCGCGAGGGCGTCGCGGACCGCGAAGAAGCTGCGGTGCGCCAGCACCACGCCTTTGGGCAGTCCGGTGGTGCCGCTGGTGTAGAGCTGCACGACCGCGTCGCCGGGGCGGACCGCATGCCCCGGGGCGGCGTCCGGGTAGTACCCGTACCAGCGCGGCAGATCGTCGGCGAGTACAACGGGAATCGCCAACTCCCCCAGCGCTTCCCGTTGCCCGGCGTCCGACAGCAACATAGCGGCCCCGGAATCCGTGAGAATGTAGTCGATCTCGGTGGGGGTGAGCCGGAAGTTGATCGGCACCAGCACCGTTCCGGCACGAGCGCAGCCGAGCAGGGTCGCGTAGTAGTCCACCGACTCCAGCCCGAGATACGCCACCCGCGCGCCGGGCCGCAACCCCGCGGCCCGCAGCGCGGCGGCGAACCGATCGGCGGCCCGGTCCAATTCGTCATAGGTCAGCGCCCGGTCGCCGCAGCGCACCGCGATCGCGGCCGGGTCCGGGTGGTGACGCGCCAGGTCCGCCACGGTGGCCGGGCGCACGCCGATCACGGGGCACTCCCGGTGTCCACGATCACGACCCGGATCTCGCCGTCGCACGCGCCGCCGAACTCGTCCCAGAATCGATAGCGGGTCTCGAGGGCGATGCGTTCGGACGCGTCCGGGCCGGGCCGGTAGCGGGCGGCGCGTTCGATGACGAACTCGCCGGTGAAGGCGCGCGAGTCGATGGCGCGGCGGAAGACATTGCGGGAGGCGGCGATCAGCACGTCGGGCAGATACCGGCGGAGGAACTCCGGCATGGTCCAGTCGGCCAGCACCGGCCCGGTGCGGTGGCGGACCATGGTGGCCATGGTCTGGTAGAGCAGCTGGTTGTAGCAGATGCCGACCTCGACCGCGTTGAGATGCCCGGTGTCGTCGATGTAGCAGGGTTCGGGAATGGCGAAGGTGCCGGTGCCGACGATCCGATCACCGAACACGTCGACGCTCAGCGACTTCAGATAGCGGCAGTGCGGTTTGTAGCAGCTCAGCACCTCGTCGAGCTGCCCGGGTTCGTTGACGAAAACAGCGGTGGCGGTGGTCATCTCACGCCTCCGCCGGATCGTGCACGGTGACTCGCCAGGACACGGTGGGCGCGGGCGTGGCGGTGTGCACGGCGCGATGCACGAGAGAGCGGTTGTCCCACACCAGAACATCACCGGCCTCGAAGGTCTGCAGGTGCACCGGGACCACGCCGGGCGTGCCGTCGAGTTGTCCGGTGGCGGCGAGCAGTTCACGCAGCAGCTCCGGGCACGACTGCCCCGCCGCATCGTGAAT
This sequence is a window from Nocardia yunnanensis. Protein-coding genes within it:
- a CDS encoding long-chain-fatty-acid--CoA ligase codes for the protein MIGVRPATVADLARHHPDPAAIAVRCGDRALTYDELDRAADRFAAALRAAGLRPGARVAYLGLESVDYYATLLGCARAGTVLVPINFRLTPTEIDYILTDSGAAMLLSDAGQREALGELAIPVVLADDLPRWYGYYPDAAPGHAVRPGDAVVQLYTSGTTGLPKGVVLAHRSFFAVRDALADAGLDWIDWRPGDSGLIGIPGFHVGGLWWAIQGFAAGAAMVAMPRFDSGTAVRLVAELGVTTICVVPSMLRLMLDEPADPAALASVRKVVYGGSPIPEALLRTAIERLGCEFAQIYGLTETGNTAICLPPDAHRPGSPLLRAAGRAYPGFGVEIIDADGAVLPAGEVGEIRLRTPGHMLEYWRNPVATADTLRDGWIHTGDAGYLDGDGYLFLCDRLEDLIIVAGENIYPAEIENVLAAHPAVADAAVIGRPDERFGERVHAVIALRPDAVATARDLFEFCRDRLAAFKIPSRFDFVDRIPRNPSGKILRRELRDRH
- a CDS encoding phosphopantetheine-binding protein, with amino-acid sequence MPQPLTLDGVRADIAGELFLEPEQLDPAADLFAAGLDSVRVLSLVERWRAAGCEVGLMDLVEEPTLDGWWRLLTAAREG
- a CDS encoding FcoT family thioesterase gives rise to the protein MTTATAVFVNEPGQLDEVLSCYKPHCRYLKSLSVDVFGDRIVGTGTFAIPEPCYIDDTGHLNAVEVGICYNQLLYQTMATMVRHRTGPVLADWTMPEFLRRYLPDVLIAASRNVFRRAIDSRAFTGEFVIERAARYRPGPDASERIALETRYRFWDEFGGACDGEIRVVIVDTGSAP
- a CDS encoding non-ribosomal peptide synthetase codes for the protein MRLTAAQYEIWQQQQQLASTAVLNIGEYVEITGAVREEMLAAAIRSTVAEVEALRLRVIDTPDGPHQQPAALECPIHLADLRGEPNPRQAAERWMAEDMATDRCVYTDQLFAHAIFRLADDIVLWYHRVHHLVLDGYGLVLVSRRVAQTYTALAAGATPPPVNFGSLDAVADHDHAQLSSDEYTRAAQFWVDYERDRPEPVGPAGRTAPLSPHMTRVIADLPTALVSALRGLRTATSAEAIVAGIAAYLYRLTGSPQINLALPVMMRLGTPALRVPTMTVNAIHCWTDFSPATSFSDTISQVRDHLRVSRPHHRYRYGDLLRKLVSAKGDRRVSGPSVNVMPFDFGLRFADAPGIVRNVAAGVEEDIAFRLYDYGDPGLRLVIDGNPALYSRAELEAHARRLPRFLETLLSQPDRPIESMPLLDDADLALLRDWQNREIAAAEPAEETVVGMLWERVRAMPERTAVVDANSRISFGEFGRRVEALALHLRARGIEPGSVVLLVMPRTVDAVVALFAAAAAGAAYVAADPDHPAEHLEFLYDDSGAAVVVSAGEPARQLPIRLRSNRIGVTGHDSGSAETLPEVHGGLPLCLTYTSGTTGKPKGAVITHRAMANLGAHHRRGLIPDAASPRRAALTASLCFDTSWEALLWLLGGHELHVVSGEVRVRPELLLEYVARHRIDFLDVTPTMAEQLLAAGLLEPGAPRPAVLALGGEAVGQALWTALRDAPDIAAYNLYGPSEATVDATWTRLADSAEPLIGQAISGVRCAVLDARMRPVPPGTPGELYLSGESLALGYHRRAGMTAGRFVADPAGPPGARRYRTGDRVRRLLDGRLEYLGRTDDQVNLAGVRIEPAAIDAALSTHPGVVSAACAVIDDRLIGYVVTAADPVRPAELRRHLLDRVPRYLIPAAFLTLDRMPTTLTGKLDRAALPRPAVPGPSRAARDERERRLCALFAEVLGVASIGVDDDFFTLGGDSVTAARLAARIREDLETPVEVRTIFETATVAELAAELNAISPRPKPIPDLAAEARLDPGFVVPQRPLSGPVEMPSGARILLTGATGFLGAFLLESLLRQPGNHVTCLVRATGDEHRGIARDDVVATGRLQDALRRYGIEAPWDRVTVLAPVAVHRPARVCGHSRTGVGNDRDAFWIMVRAMTALGFAPDLTASALEHRMRANLVPVDHVADAVAHLVHSERTGVFHHVAPEPTPLATVLARLHALGYPLTPVPEAAWIDLLPRLGGDGEQCRALLAARPPAPPGSIRFDRTATDHALREANITPPHVDDDVLDACLRFYLRTGFLPHITR